In Zingiber officinale cultivar Zhangliang chromosome 11B, Zo_v1.1, whole genome shotgun sequence, a single window of DNA contains:
- the LOC122033735 gene encoding uncharacterized protein LOC122033735, producing MMFSGGSRDEESLDEWMAMLIGIPVQMSLVPREDGGGGASLPWRMKEERFLQWGQQETRDLITIKAVLERDPLAARTLGGSGGQDERRQLPLDAGPMQEQGKETADPGAAGRQWPFFDELSVVFMEHRKDMKRRLLESESGSSRRKKPKRLSSIQSSEESGSEDEQQRHIPKSKKKAADSRGVASIQELLQEFLQQQQKMELQWCEMMNLVQEWRVLELEQQQSMEKLERKADVGTGMEE from the exons ATGATGTTTAGTGGCGGAAGCAGGGACGAGGAGTCCCTCGACGAATGGATGGCGATGCTAATTGGAATCCCGGTCCAGATGAGCCTTGTGCCAAGGGAGGATGGAGGTGGAGGGGCGTCGCTGCCATGGAGGATGAAGGAGGAGCGGTTTCTACAGTGGGGACAACAGGAGACAAGGGACCTCATCACGATCAAGGCCGTCCTAGAGCGTGACCCCTTGGCGGCCAGGACACTGGGAGGCAGCGGTGGCCAGGATGAGAGACGGCAGCTACCATTGGACGCCGGACCAATGCAAGAGCAA GGTAAGGAGACAGCTGATCCTGGTGCAGCAGGCAGGCAATGGCCTTTCTTTGATGAGCTGAGTGTAGTGTTCATGGAGCACAGAAAGGATATGAAGCGCCGCCTCCTTGAATCAGAATCAGGTTCTTCCCGGAGGAAGAAGCCAAAGAGGCTCAGCAGTATCCAATCTTCTGAAGAATCAGGTTCCGAAGACGAGCAGCAGCGGCATATTCCgaagagcaagaagaaagcaGCTGACAGCAGAGGCGTTGCTAGCATCCAGGAACTGCTGCAGGAATTCTTGCAGCAGCAGCAGAAGATGGAGCTCCAGTGGTGCGAGATGATGAACCTGGTGCAGGAGTGGCGGGTATTGGAGCTAGAGCAGCAGCAGTCGATGGAGAAGCTGGAGAGAAAGGCTGATGTTGGAACAGGCATGGAGGAGTAG
- the LOC122034400 gene encoding phosphoribosylaminoimidazole-succinocarboxamide synthase, chloroplastic-like, translating to MAALTGSPSTLQILPKKTLLVPSTRSRCLFMTSLLRPSSISALTSMQKKSSSKVVALLLSENDSHRGDVLHAASSMLSNCLSETHLDQTVRGLLSKSRGKVRDVYDAGDHLVLVTTDRQSAFDRVLASIPFKGQVLNETSLWWFNKTQHITPNALVSAPDRNVTIAKKCSVFPVEFVVRRYITGSTDTSLWTVYAEGIRNYCGNSLPEGLVKNEKLSANILTPTTKSADHDVPVSPDEILQLGLMTKDELDEVSNKALALFSYGQQVALENGLILVDTKYEFGKAADGTIMLVDEVHTPDSSRYWIANSYQERFNSGIEPENVDKEFLRLWFKEHCNPYEDEVLPEAPKDLVCELAWRYIFLFETITNSKFQLPVSEEPIHDRITRNVSNALSSF from the exons ATGGCGGCTCTCACCGGCTCTCCATCCACACTACAAATCCTTCCAAAAAAGACCTTACTTGTTCCCTCAACTCGTTCTCGATGTCTATTCATGACCTCTCTCCTTCgtccatcatctatctctgcaCTCACTTCCATGCAAAAGAAATCTTCTTCTAAGGTTGTTGCCTTGCTACTTTCGGAGAACGATAGTCACCGTGGTGATGTTCTTCATGCTGCTAGTTCTATGCTCTCAAATTGCCTCTCTGAAACCCACCTTGATCAAACTGTGCGTGGACTTCTCTCCAAATCTAGAGGCAAG GTGAGGGATGTTTACGATGCAGGAGACCATCTTGTACTGGTTACCACTGATCGACAGAGTGCATTTGATCGTGTTCTTGCATCCATACCCTTTAAAGGCCAG GTTCTTAACGAGACAAGTCTATGGTGGTTTAATAAAACTCAACATATTACTCCGAATGCTTTGGTTTCTGCTCCAGACAGAAATGTGACAATTGCAAAGAAGTGCTCTGTGTTCCCAGTTGAATTTGTTG TAAGACGTTATATAACTGGTAGCACTGATACATCCCTGTGGACAGTTTATGCTGAAGGGATTAGAAATTATTGTGGAAATTCACTTCCTGAAG GATTGGTAAAGAATGAGAAGTTATCTGCAAATATACTTACTCCAACAACTAAATCTGCAGACCATGATGTTCCTGTGTCACCTGATGAG ATTCTTCAATTGGGCTTGATGACAAAAGATGAATTAGATGAAGTAAGCAACAAAGCATTGGCCTTATTTTCTTATGGACAG CAAGTAGCATTGGAGAATGGCCTCATACTAGTTGACACAAAGTATGAATTTGGAAAAGCAGCTGATGGGACAATAATGTTAGTTGATGAG GTGCACACCCCTGACTCTAGCAGATACTGGATTGCTAATTCTTACCAGGAGCGATTTAATTCTGGCATCGAACCTGAAAATGTTGATAAG GAGTTCTTAAGGTTGTGGTTCAAGGAACATTGCAACCCGTACGAAGATGAG GTTCTCCCTGAGGCCCCCAAGGACCTTGTTTGCGAACTTGCGTGGCG GTACATCTTCCTCTTTGAAACAATCACAAATTCCAAATTTCAATTGCCTGTTTCAGAG GAACCGATACATGACAGGATAACCAGGAATGTTTCTAACGCGCTCTCATCTTTTTGA